The bacterium genome window below encodes:
- a CDS encoding DUF6282 family protein — protein MMSKASQEWAKRPFGRVISEEELKKRTHPAWPYIYFNPGEPVDPAKVDELLKGVIDVHVHGAPLGGWLPGRPTMVETCLEASEAGMKALVFKDHNTMTSNCAEIIQDFLGRLASDCAEAGVEYTPVEVYGGIVLNETIGGMNAKAVKTCLGYGRCKEVWLPSLDARHQREAMGLEGGISVTDGTDELTPEMKQILDVMAEYNGNSKGERVVLSTCHVSNEEKAAVLKYVKKMGMDVKVLLDHVTQEMTILNPDEAKEMIDLGGYLEFAECSCIPWPGMQDWVIAFDYSFALIKELIKERGPGQLVLITDAGQPGNKPVPGWKMFIKTLLAQGVSEADINVMAKEVPAKLIYGA, from the coding sequence ATGATGAGCAAAGCGAGCCAGGAATGGGCGAAGAGGCCGTTTGGTAGGGTGATTTCGGAGGAGGAGCTCAAGAAGAGGACACATCCAGCATGGCCCTATATCTACTTCAACCCCGGCGAGCCGGTCGACCCCGCAAAGGTGGATGAGCTGCTCAAGGGCGTCATCGACGTGCACGTTCACGGGGCGCCTCTTGGCGGCTGGCTCCCGGGCAGGCCGACGATGGTCGAGACCTGTTTGGAGGCGAGCGAGGCGGGAATGAAGGCGCTGGTTTTCAAGGACCACAATACGATGACGAGCAACTGCGCGGAGATCATCCAGGACTTCCTTGGCCGGCTGGCCTCGGATTGCGCGGAGGCGGGCGTCGAATACACGCCCGTCGAGGTGTATGGCGGGATCGTCCTGAACGAGACCATCGGCGGCATGAACGCCAAAGCGGTCAAGACGTGCCTCGGCTATGGAAGGTGCAAGGAGGTGTGGCTGCCGTCGCTCGACGCCAGACATCAGCGGGAGGCGATGGGGCTTGAGGGCGGCATTTCGGTTACCGATGGGACCGATGAGCTCACGCCTGAGATGAAGCAGATACTCGATGTGATGGCCGAGTACAACGGCAACTCCAAGGGCGAGCGGGTCGTGCTATCAACGTGCCACGTCTCCAACGAGGAGAAGGCGGCCGTCCTAAAGTACGTCAAGAAAATGGGCATGGATGTGAAGGTCTTGTTGGACCATGTAACCCAGGAGATGACGATTCTCAATCCTGACGAGGCGAAGGAGATGATCGACCTCGGCGGCTACCTCGAGTTCGCCGAGTGCTCTTGCATACCCTGGCCGGGGATGCAGGATTGGGTCATCGCGTTTGACTACTCGTTTGCGCTAATCAAAGAGCTGATCAAGGAGAGGGGCCCCGGACAGTTGGTGCTCATCACGGACGCCGGCCAGCCCGGGAACAAGCCCGTGCCCGGCTGGAAGATGTTCATAAAAACGCTCCTGGCCCAGGGCGTGAGCGAGGCGGACATAAACGTCATGGCCAAAGAGGTCCCAGCAAAGCTCATATACGGCGCGTAG
- a CDS encoding glycyl-radical enzyme activating protein, with amino-acid sequence MTTKGIITEIKRFATHDGPGIRTSVFLKGCPLRCDWCSNPETIDPKPQLYFIASRCKECGACLKVCAEGAVAADVNNRIIRKMCTLCMACADECLNGALRPVGEAITVERLMLEIEKDLPFYGDDGGLTLTGGEPLFQPEFCIALLKACHNRGISTVLDTSGFAPPKVVEEAMKYTDLVLLDIKHIDPEMHKIGAGVDNKLVLENAALMSEVTAVRISFPLIPGFNDSEDNIAATAKLALSLGVEHIDINPMHALGADKYRSLGLKPPFDRYRLPMEADLAKAVAIIDGLGLKTTVGRMM; translated from the coding sequence TTGACGACAAAAGGCATCATCACGGAGATAAAGCGCTTCGCGACGCATGACGGCCCTGGCATTCGGACGTCGGTCTTCCTGAAGGGCTGTCCGCTGCGCTGCGATTGGTGCTCGAACCCGGAGACCATCGACCCCAAACCGCAGCTATACTTCATCGCCAGCCGCTGCAAGGAATGCGGCGCATGCTTGAAGGTGTGCGCCGAGGGAGCGGTTGCGGCCGACGTGAACAACAGAATAATCCGAAAGATGTGCACGCTTTGCATGGCGTGCGCCGATGAATGCCTCAACGGTGCGCTGCGTCCAGTGGGCGAGGCGATAACCGTTGAGCGACTGATGCTCGAGATAGAGAAGGACCTGCCGTTCTACGGCGACGACGGGGGCCTGACGCTGACCGGCGGCGAGCCGCTCTTCCAGCCGGAATTCTGCATAGCATTGCTCAAAGCTTGCCACAATCGGGGCATCTCAACCGTGCTCGACACGTCCGGCTTTGCTCCGCCTAAGGTCGTCGAGGAGGCGATGAAATACACCGACTTAGTCCTGCTGGACATCAAACATATTGACCCCGAGATGCACAAGATCGGCGCCGGCGTTGACAACAAGTTGGTCCTCGAGAACGCAGCCTTGATGTCCGAAGTGACCGCGGTGCGCATCTCCTTCCCCCTCATCCCCGGCTTCAACGACTCTGAGGACAACATCGCCGCCACTGCCAAGCTCGCCCTCTCCCTCGGCGTCGAACACATCGATATAAACCCCATGCACGCCCTCGGCGCCGACAAGTACCGCTCCCTCGGCCTGAAACCGCCATTCGACAGGTATCGCCTGCCCATGGAGGCCGACCTGGCAAAGGCGGTTGCGATTATTGATGGTCTTGGCCTGAAAACAACCGTAGGCCGAATGATGTAA
- a CDS encoding FAD-dependent oxidoreductase has protein sequence MKILVVGNGIAGNEVAFGLRELGARCEITIISAEEWPEYDPCSLPYFVGGDVPREAVFRRALNDYEQSSIQIVLENKAVGVDPEAKCVVTKSGDEYRYDKLVLAHGGRLVSPRIAGMDKRGVFSCKELTEADKLFGHRGSAAVVIGSGAIGVEAAEALRKRGCEVTIIELLDWMLPTMFDEPVARQLEGALRGYGIDVLTGERVQRIEGDDGVKGVVTDKRRIPCDTVVLATGVAPQKELGETAGITVNRGIIVDETMGTNVKGIYACGDCVEALDALTGERCISQLKHNAIEQAHIVTKNILGENASYLGAHSFARAHFFDTHAVTFGKTMQTVCDEGDVEFLERESGDDYLRIILKGGIVVGGQAIGEYADSIGLFIGAMWRKDDFNGLREKWQQVCRIDSPSPWVYRKLGRLIGLPAE, from the coding sequence ATGAAGATACTTGTTGTTGGTAACGGAATAGCTGGGAATGAGGTAGCCTTTGGCCTGCGGGAGCTTGGCGCACGCTGCGAGATAACGATCATCTCCGCGGAGGAATGGCCCGAGTACGATCCGTGTTCGCTGCCCTACTTCGTCGGAGGGGATGTCCCGAGGGAGGCGGTCTTCAGACGTGCCCTGAATGACTATGAGCAGAGCAGTATCCAGATTGTTCTTGAGAACAAGGCGGTCGGCGTCGATCCCGAGGCCAAATGCGTTGTAACTAAGAGTGGAGATGAGTACCGCTACGACAAGCTGGTGCTGGCCCACGGGGGGCGCCTCGTCAGCCCACGCATCGCCGGCATGGACAAGCGGGGCGTTTTCAGCTGCAAGGAGCTTACCGAGGCGGACAAACTGTTTGGGCACAGAGGGAGCGCGGCCGTCGTCATAGGTTCGGGCGCCATCGGGGTTGAGGCGGCTGAGGCGCTGAGGAAACGGGGCTGTGAGGTAACCATCATCGAGTTGCTCGACTGGATGTTGCCGACGATGTTCGATGAGCCGGTCGCAAGGCAGCTTGAGGGCGCGCTGAGAGGCTACGGCATTGACGTTCTGACTGGCGAGAGGGTGCAGCGCATAGAGGGCGATGATGGTGTAAAAGGGGTTGTTACTGACAAGCGCCGAATCCCGTGTGACACGGTCGTCTTGGCCACCGGGGTGGCGCCTCAGAAAGAGCTCGGGGAGACAGCGGGCATCACGGTCAACCGAGGTATCATCGTGGATGAGACGATGGGGACCAATGTGAAGGGCATCTACGCGTGCGGGGATTGTGTTGAGGCCCTGGACGCCCTTACCGGCGAGCGCTGCATATCCCAGCTGAAGCACAATGCAATCGAGCAGGCCCACATTGTCACCAAGAATATACTGGGCGAGAACGCGAGCTACTTGGGGGCACACTCATTCGCCAGGGCGCACTTCTTCGACACCCATGCGGTAACGTTCGGCAAGACCATGCAGACCGTGTGCGACGAAGGGGATGTAGAGTTCCTTGAGCGCGAAAGCGGTGATGACTACTTGAGAATCATCCTCAAAGGCGGAATAGTGGTTGGTGGGCAGGCGATTGGCGAGTATGCCGACAGCATCGGTCTATTCATAGGCGCAATGTGGCGGAAGGATGATTTCAATGGCCTCAGGGAGAAGTGGCAGCAAGTGTGCAGAATCGATTCACCATCGCCGTGGGTTTATCGGAAGCTGGGCCGCCTGATCGGCCTTCCCGCCGAGTGA
- a CDS encoding 4Fe-4S binding protein, with product MPDLRTEFCGIGVKNPIGVTSCDFGGHERLLRRCVDQGIGWIIGKTVHEIDGPHRWPRPYFYSLRRFGSDLKDAWVCSQMFHNMPYPKWLEEELPKCLKTCEAHDVLFIGSCSGIGADPETWIPFLKDMEAAGVKMVELDTGGPHATFGAVAAQKAVGAPLAMDPDTAYKVTKACVEAVDIPIMFKMTPQCVNMAGVALAVEKAGAAAISANNAFYGCWIDHETGTFFGVPSSMGGLIGRPWQLFSLAKVMEITATVDIPVLGGGGSFTYDDCVRYLMAGCGLAGLCSSIYSRGVGVLKECVKGLGKFMDKKGYGSIEDFQGCVVKDFRYLREWNRENPMAELTPIIPEFDADKCNMCGVCEKLCPYGAITRNKGAGIPEVKREHCFGCGWCVGHCPRKAIQCVHADTGEVVWDGYGTIKDWVK from the coding sequence ATGCCGGATTTGCGCACTGAGTTCTGTGGTATTGGGGTTAAGAACCCGATTGGGGTAACGTCGTGCGACTTTGGGGGGCACGAGCGGCTGCTGAGGCGCTGCGTGGATCAGGGCATTGGCTGGATCATCGGCAAGACGGTGCACGAGATCGATGGGCCTCATCGCTGGCCGAGGCCGTATTTCTACTCGCTGAGGCGATTTGGGAGCGATTTGAAGGATGCGTGGGTTTGCAGCCAGATGTTTCACAACATGCCGTATCCGAAGTGGCTTGAGGAGGAGCTCCCCAAATGCCTCAAGACGTGCGAGGCGCATGATGTGCTGTTCATAGGCTCCTGCTCGGGCATAGGGGCGGACCCTGAGACCTGGATACCGTTTTTGAAGGACATGGAGGCAGCGGGGGTCAAGATGGTCGAGCTCGACACTGGCGGGCCGCATGCGACGTTCGGCGCGGTGGCTGCGCAGAAGGCCGTGGGGGCGCCGCTTGCGATGGACCCGGACACGGCCTACAAGGTTACGAAGGCGTGCGTTGAGGCGGTCGATATCCCTATCATGTTCAAGATGACGCCGCAGTGCGTGAACATGGCCGGGGTGGCGCTTGCGGTTGAGAAGGCGGGCGCGGCCGCAATCTCGGCCAACAACGCGTTCTACGGCTGCTGGATCGACCACGAGACGGGGACATTCTTCGGCGTGCCATCGTCGATGGGGGGCCTCATCGGGCGGCCCTGGCAGCTCTTCTCGCTGGCGAAGGTGATGGAGATCACGGCGACGGTGGACATCCCCGTTCTCGGCGGCGGCGGCTCATTCACTTATGACGATTGTGTCCGCTACCTGATGGCCGGCTGCGGCCTCGCCGGTCTTTGCTCCTCCATCTACTCACGGGGCGTCGGCGTCCTGAAGGAGTGCGTCAAAGGCCTTGGCAAGTTCATGGACAAGAAGGGCTATGGATCAATTGAGGATTTCCAGGGCTGCGTCGTCAAGGATTTCCGCTACCTCAGGGAGTGGAACAGAGAGAACCCTATGGCTGAATTGACCCCGATCATCCCCGAGTTCGACGCCGACAAGTGCAATATGTGCGGCGTCTGCGAGAAGTTGTGCCCCTATGGCGCGATCACGCGCAACAAAGGGGCTGGCATTCCCGAGGTCAAGCGAGAGCACTGCTTCGGCTGCGGCTGGTGTGTGGGCCACTGTCCCAGAAAAGCCATCCAGTGCGTCCACGCCGACACAGGCGAGGTCGTCTGGGACGGCTACGGCACTATCAAGGACTGGGTGAAGTAG